Proteins encoded by one window of uncultured Ilyobacter sp.:
- a CDS encoding sirohydrochlorin cobaltochelatase, with protein sequence MTKKNYSDNNFDICENGKKGILMVHFGTVKNDVRKNTLGFLNKNIAEKFQEFQVREAYTSRMIIKRIYTKYEVRKNTPKEALRMMAQDGFTHVIVQASHVINGLEGEYLRDEIRYFKDEFQEIRMGDPLLTLAEDYIQIADIFKKEFENIGGAVVLAGHGTRHHSNSAYGMLQTVFNIREMEEFYIGTIEGYPTLEDLIPRLKKNGVKKVTLVPFMIVAGNHATEDINREWCETLEKEGFSVEVIMRGMGEMPEIHEIFAGHIKRAMNSKGENLKDKKNEILKSI encoded by the coding sequence ATGACAAAGAAAAATTACTCAGATAATAATTTTGATATTTGTGAAAATGGGAAAAAGGGTATTCTTATGGTTCACTTTGGCACAGTAAAAAATGACGTCAGAAAAAATACTTTAGGCTTCCTAAATAAAAATATAGCTGAAAAGTTTCAAGAGTTTCAGGTAAGAGAAGCCTATACTTCTAGAATGATAATAAAAAGAATATATACAAAATATGAAGTTAGAAAAAATACCCCAAAAGAAGCTCTTAGGATGATGGCGCAAGATGGATTTACCCATGTGATAGTCCAGGCTAGCCATGTCATAAATGGCCTAGAGGGAGAGTATCTGAGGGACGAGATCAGATATTTTAAAGATGAATTTCAGGAGATAAGAATGGGAGACCCACTTCTGACTCTGGCAGAGGACTATATACAGATAGCCGATATTTTTAAGAAGGAGTTTGAAAATATAGGGGGGGCAGTTGTTTTGGCAGGACATGGAACGAGACATCACTCTAACTCTGCCTATGGTATGCTACAGACAGTTTTTAATATAAGAGAGATGGAGGAATTCTATATAGGTACTATAGAGGGATATCCCACCTTAGAGGATCTGATTCCTCGGCTGAAAAAAAACGGGGTAAAAAAGGTGACCCTTGTTCCTTTCATGATAGTGGCTGGAAACCATGCCACAGAGGATATAAACAGAGAGTGGTGTGAGACTCTTGAGAAGGAGGGATTCTCTGTGGAAGTAATCATGAGGGGAATGGGAGAGATGCCTGAGATACATGAGATATTTGCCGGACATATCAAAAGGGCTATGAATTCTAAAGGAGAAAATCTGAAAGATAAAAAGAATGAGATACTGAAGAGTATATAA
- a CDS encoding iron ABC transporter permease — protein MEKRRFRVWLLSGVVIFSVTLLVYAGMGYINIPVKDVFEILFNLNPEKVGMTEWIIVREVRLPRIAVSMIAGAALSLSGLVFQGVLLNPLADPYTLGISAGASFGAALAIILKLSFLGGFTVQLMAFVFAVISLSMVLKMATFGGKINSVSLILSGVIIGAFFSAGLTFTKYIAGDEVASIVFWLMGSFSSKTWGEALIMGIVTLLGFLVFIYYGEEMNILSLGEKNALSMGVETSRVRKILLVTASIISAVSVSVCGIIGFVGLIVPHLMRFLVGTDNKKLIFICALWGAIILSAADNLVRAVLPNEIPIGIMTSLLGAPFFAFIFRKRLSGGRI, from the coding sequence ATGGAAAAAAGAAGGTTTAGAGTATGGCTGCTCTCTGGGGTGGTTATATTCTCAGTAACTCTTTTGGTATATGCCGGGATGGGGTATATCAACATCCCTGTAAAAGATGTTTTTGAAATATTGTTTAATCTAAATCCTGAAAAAGTTGGTATGACAGAATGGATTATAGTTAGGGAGGTGAGACTCCCACGGATAGCGGTGTCTATGATTGCTGGAGCGGCACTTAGTCTGAGCGGTCTTGTATTTCAAGGAGTGCTATTGAATCCCCTGGCAGACCCCTATACCCTGGGGATATCAGCAGGAGCATCTTTTGGTGCGGCTTTAGCCATAATACTGAAGCTAAGTTTTCTAGGAGGCTTCACGGTTCAGCTAATGGCCTTTGTTTTTGCAGTAATTAGTCTCAGTATGGTGCTGAAAATGGCCACCTTCGGAGGAAAGATAAATTCTGTATCACTTATACTGTCTGGGGTAATAATAGGGGCCTTTTTTTCTGCAGGACTCACATTTACCAAGTATATAGCCGGTGATGAGGTGGCTTCGATAGTTTTCTGGCTTATGGGAAGCTTTTCATCTAAGACATGGGGTGAGGCTCTTATCATGGGAATAGTAACCCTCCTGGGTTTTCTTGTCTTTATATATTACGGGGAAGAGATGAATATATTATCCCTAGGTGAGAAAAATGCACTTTCCATGGGGGTGGAGACTTCAAGAGTCAGAAAAATACTTCTGGTAACTGCTTCTATAATATCGGCAGTCTCAGTGTCTGTCTGCGGAATAATAGGTTTTGTAGGCCTAATCGTACCGCATCTAATGAGATTCCTTGTTGGAACGGACAATAAGAAACTTATCTTCATATGCGCTCTCTGGGGTGCGATAATACTCTCTGCTGCAGATAACCTTGTGAGAGCTGTGCTGCCAAATGAGATCCCCATAGGAATAATGACCTCCCTTTTAGGGGCACCATTCTTTGCCTTTATATTCAGAAAAAGGCTTTCGGGAGGTAGAATTTAG
- a CDS encoding ABC transporter ATP-binding protein encodes MIKAKDINYSVPGKDIIKGVDLHIKKGRFYGILGPNGSGKTTLMDIICGVIADYRGSIEVMGKDLKKYHKKDLAKVLALVPQNFNTSFSFNVEEILEMGRYPHKKKFSFLGKEDREIIDGVVKELELENIIDKKITDLSGGERQRAIFGKALIQETPILFLDESTSNLDPYYAHSLLKKVRDRVEEKNLTVISVFHDFTLASLYCDEIIFLKEGKVVKIGETEHTLTPENIKHVFNINSKMMESDDKKFVIPYM; translated from the coding sequence ATGATAAAAGCTAAGGATATAAATTATTCCGTACCTGGAAAAGATATAATAAAAGGTGTGGATCTTCATATAAAAAAAGGCCGTTTTTATGGGATATTGGGACCTAACGGAAGCGGTAAAACCACCCTTATGGACATAATATGCGGGGTAATAGCCGACTACCGTGGAAGTATAGAGGTCATGGGGAAAGACCTGAAAAAATATCATAAAAAAGATTTGGCCAAAGTTCTGGCTCTTGTTCCACAAAACTTCAACACTTCATTTTCATTTAATGTGGAGGAGATCCTTGAGATGGGGAGATACCCACACAAGAAAAAATTCAGCTTTCTGGGAAAAGAGGACAGAGAGATAATAGATGGAGTGGTAAAAGAACTAGAACTAGAAAATATAATAGATAAGAAAATAACAGATCTTAGCGGCGGTGAGAGACAGAGGGCGATTTTTGGGAAGGCACTTATACAGGAAACCCCTATACTTTTTCTAGATGAGTCCACATCCAATTTAGATCCCTACTATGCCCACTCCCTTTTGAAAAAAGTGAGAGACAGGGTGGAGGAAAAAAATCTCACTGTGATCTCTGTCTTTCATGATTTTACCCTCGCCTCTCTTTATTGTGACGAGATCATCTTTTTAAAGGAAGGGAAGGTGGTAAAAATCGGGGAAACAGAGCATACTCTCACACCGGAAAATATAAAACATGTCTTCAATATAAACAGTAAAATGATGGAAAGTGATGACAAA